One segment of Rhodopirellula baltica SH 1 DNA contains the following:
- the rrtA gene encoding rhombosortase encodes MSAGETLIATLPKTNGTSIPSLCRQGSVWLRQIPVTLLMSVIAIAAYAFPSLTAGLQLDFAAVSSGQWWRLLSGHLTHFGGGHLFWDVLMFAVLGGVCERQSPRLYPVALIAMSVGISATILLTCQDVTTYRGLSGIDTGLFVWFLVIQIRQSLADRDRTFTCCWTAAGILLLAKLAYEFTTGEILFVNAEGFQPLVESHLSGAVLGAIAAGVADRGLSVSIHPPTD; translated from the coding sequence ATGAGTGCTGGTGAAACACTGATCGCAACGCTTCCCAAGACCAACGGCACATCGATCCCATCGTTGTGCCGTCAGGGAAGCGTCTGGCTCCGACAGATTCCAGTGACGCTGCTGATGTCAGTCATCGCCATCGCAGCGTACGCCTTCCCCAGCCTAACCGCTGGGTTGCAGCTCGACTTCGCCGCCGTTTCCTCCGGGCAGTGGTGGCGGCTTCTGTCCGGTCACCTCACCCACTTTGGCGGCGGCCACTTGTTTTGGGACGTGCTGATGTTCGCGGTCTTGGGTGGCGTTTGCGAACGACAAAGCCCTCGGCTCTATCCCGTCGCACTCATCGCGATGTCAGTTGGTATCTCTGCGACCATCTTGCTCACGTGCCAAGACGTCACGACCTATCGAGGCCTGAGCGGCATCGACACGGGATTGTTTGTTTGGTTCCTCGTCATCCAAATCCGCCAATCTCTCGCAGACCGAGACCGCACGTTCACGTGTTGCTGGACCGCCGCTGGAATCTTGCTCCTCGCAAAACTCGCCTACGAATTCACCACCGGAGAAATCCTCTTCGTCAACGCCGAAGGTTTTCAACCGCTGGTCGAGTCCCACCTGTCGGGTGCCGTGC